A segment of the Xenorhabdus bovienii SS-2004 genome:
TTCAGCCTTTTGATTCGGGTACGATGCGTTAAATTCGTTCTCTCTATACGCTGAATAAACGCCTTTCCAGTCAAGTGCTCTTCCTCGGGAAGTGGGTCATAAACAACATAGTCATCCGTGCAGTAAAACCGAATAGTAAAGGAAGATAAGAGGGTAAGCAGCTTGTCTAACGTTTTTCGACTGCGATCGCCAAAAACATGAGCCACTATTCGCTTCAGGCGGGGTTCCCAAGCATACCAAAGCCAGCGTTGGTTTTTCTTATTGCCGACAAACGACCATTGCTCGTCGATTTCACAGACAATCTGGATGCCACATTCCGCAAGGGGAAGTGTCGTTACGTTTCGGGGTCTGAGGTTTTTAATGTTTTCATGACGGTGGCGGTGGCGACTTTCAGGATCCGAGCGGTGTCACGAATTCCCCCGTTATTCATCGCGATATCGACAATCTGTTCTTTAACGCCGGGTTTGCAGGCCTGATAGGTATACGCCAACTGAAAGACCTTACAGCAGCTATAACAGCGATAACGAGGATGTCCGCCATTTCCTTTCCCATGTCCTTTGACCTGTTCTGATTTGTGGCAATAACGGCAATAGACATCAACTTTGGCCATACTTCATCCTTAAAAAGCCGGAAGCATATCACAGCAACTAACCATTTAATACATGACCGCTTTTTAGCGGCTTAAGTTATCCATTTATAATCAGCAAAACACTGATAACGCACCTCACTCTTCCATTGCGATCCGCACGGCTTCGTCCATTCGTTTCAGCCTTCGCGGTTATGCTCTGTCGGTGGCAGGGTACAGTTAATGCGCAGGAAAATGAAATGTAATAATTGTTGGAAAGAATATTTGGATGCCACATGCTCTGGCTTATTACCAGTTTAGGGAACCTAAAATCCTGCCTACTATCCCTCCTTACACAATCTTCACCGCAGTCCCCGAGACAGTGACCATCAACATGCCGCCATTTTTACCAACCGTCTCATAGTCAATATCAATACCGACAACCGCATTGGCTCCTAGCGCTTGGGCTTGTGCATTCATTTCCGCGAAGGCGATTTCCCGTGCATTTTTCAATTCTTTCTCATAAGCGCCAGAACGTCCGCCGATGATATCTCTCACCCCAGCAAAAAAATCCTTAATAATATTGACCCCAAGAATCGTTTCCCCTGTGACGACACCCAGATATTCCGTGATGGTATGACCTTCCAGCGTAGGTGTTGTTGTATTTTTCATAATCGATCTCCGTTTGATATTACATCACTTATGTTTTTTGTTGGTACTCAGGTGGCCTTATTTGCCACCTGAGCTTGCTATATTACCGCGGGAGCTTGCCGATCACTACGAATGTCATACGTTGTGGCTGATACTAATCGTGATAATAGGCTTTAGCCTGCTCACTAGACGCGTGGCGCACTGTACCAAGGGAGACAATCGGGTCTCGTTCGGTCGGCTACGTGATAGCGCAATTGCTCTCATTGTTGATTGATCCGAAAGCCGATATCTTGTCGTAAACCAGATCCTGTGAAAGCGGATAAAGAAGCGATTGCGACTATTCAACGATCGGCTCCATTCTCCGCGTCACCTCAGGATTTAGTATAAGATGGGGGTGGAATTTGTCGCCACTATCACGTTTGATGCAGTGGCTATGTAGGATTTTACGATACGCCTCATCTTTCAAGTTGCTGTTTTGTTGGTTGTAACTTGAAATCTATTTTGGCTGAAAAGTCAGAAGCGAGAAATGGTTTCTACTACCAGTTTAAGAAACGTCGCTTTTACTTTTTCCGCTGTTTCAATGACTTCTTCATGACTAAGAGGCTGTTCTAGAATGACGATTTTATCGACTATTAGTAGACACGATGCTAAGTGAGTCAAATCATTCATAAGGGTGATTCGCTTGACAAAACAGTATCAGCAAATGCAACAGGATTTCCATGTCACAGTGCTAAACTAGAAATAGGGCGGTAATATCACCTAGCTGAGCACAAGTGAAGGCTGGTTGTTCTGGCCGTGGTTATCGATAGGGTGGTTATTGAGTGAGGCATGTCTTCTTGAATGAAGGTACAACTGGCCTGTGATGCACTAATTATGTGCTTTGGCTACATAAACGCCAAAGTATGTGATTGTGTACGCTGGCAGAGGAAATCAATACTGGTCGGAGGATTATTAGGCATTATTGATAAAAGGTATGACTTGCATTGCAGTATGAGTGCTAAAGCCTGCTGATATGATAATACACGTCCGTGCAGAAAGTTTTTTCCATTCGTTAGAAGTTGAATTTATACATGGTGAAAGCTTCGCGATACGAATGGTTATGTGTCAGACAGTTTTTGACTATATAGAAGGGGATTATAATCGTCGGTGTTATCACAACGCTAACAGTGGTCTCAGTCGAGAATCATTTGAGAAATAGAATTTTGCTTAGTTTGGTGTCCATTATTTGTGAGTAAAATCACAATACTATAATAAAGTTTTGTCTAATTTACAGAAAACAAATAAAAAACACAAATGAATAACCTATGATTAATGTAATCATAGATCAACATAAAACAGAGGCTTAGTCGATGAGAAACAAAAAAAGGAAAAATACAAAAAAAAAGAATCCATTTATCCATTTGAAATAAATGGAGATATTTTATCGGTGTGCAATAGTATTATAGAATTTCTGGATGAAAATGAGATAACAGAACATCCTGACTATTATATAAGTAAAGCGATTTTAGCAAGAGAGAATAGAGAGTATATAACTGAAAGGCAGTCGGTGCTTCATTTACTATTCTTCATAGAAAAAAAACCTATTCTTATAAGTGAACTCTTGAATAAAATAGATGATATGAATCTTACAGATAAAACACAATTCCTTCTCGGGATAAATAAATCAACATCTATTTTACATCCATATATTAGAACTATTATTACTTTTATCCTCTCAGGCACTAAGCAGCAGATAAATTCTTACTTTAATTGTTTTCTGGGACGTTCTCCAAAATATGGTGAGATACCGCCATTCCCTGCCGTTGATACTTTATCTATTGATATCTTGCTTAATTTCTATGAAGCAACACATAGATTCTTAGTCAACACCTCTTCAGGGCTAGCTATTCTTGAAAAGATGACGAAACTTATCTATGCAGTTGCAAAAGAAAAATCTAGTCAAAGTGTGCTTTTCTTTATGTCATATTTTAATACAGATATAAACCCCCGTTATGCTATAGATATAGCAAATACTTTCTTTGATGCGGATAACATTTCATTAGAAAATAGTGTGTATACTCAATCTTTGGCATATAACACAGCTTTAACTGCAACAAAAATTGGAGATATCAGTGAAGCAGAACACTGGCTGGATTATATCGATGATGATGATAAAAAGAATAGAATTATATCGATCGTCACAGAAATAGATAAAAAACAAAATGCAAGAAAAAAACACCCATTAAATCCGAAGAATATTAAAATAAAAAACATTAACGAAATTGAAACGCTTGATCTTATATCAATTTGTTCATTTCTTGATGGTTGTGGTGATGATTGGGGTTTTAAAGAACTCTATCGATCAGGTAGTTACATTTTTCCATCAAAAATATTGACAACTGAGATGTTTAAGTCGCTAGCTGTCAAAGGAATAATAACTCTAACTCAACAGGATTTTGATAACATTGAAAACAAATTACTCAATGATTTTGACCATATTGTTAATAATTTTAAGTTCCATTTAAATGTTATAGGGATTATTGATAATAGAAAGATCTCCATTAAGATATTCCTAGAGGAGATAGATAGAAGAAAAGATAAATTTGATGCGTCCTTTGAAATGTGGAAGGAAATTTCTACTGGATATTTTCATGACGCAATGGAGTATTATTTAGGAAATATAAGAGATAGTTGGTCAAATGAGTTCATGCTCAATGAAAAAACTATTGAAAGACTCTCGACTACGTGTTTGAGTGCAAAAGATCTCTCTTATATAGCAAGTTCATCTGTTAGGTATTCCGCAGGACAACATGCCATTAAATATACACAAAGCAATAGACACACCTGCAATACTTTAATTAGCAGTATTAATAAAAATATTGACTGGGTTGAAAGCGATAAATTTCTAGGAAAAGCGTACCCTAGAGGCAAAAAACAGCCAGTTCTATCCTCTGAAAGGATTATCGAGCATATTACTAATATTAATCCAGATGATTTATACAACAATGTACCAAAATTGACAGAACCAGTCATCAAAGATGAAACTGAAAGTGATAAATAAATTGTAAGCCCCTGTAATCAGGGGTTATTTTAGTCATTTATATAAATAACGTATCGGCATTAGCTCTAATCAAAGCGGATATTCACTCAGTATTCATTTCCTTTAATACGACTACGATAACTGCCCCAATTAAATATAACCCATAGGCTATCACCAAGACGCATACGATCCATTACCCTTTCACCAAGTAGAGTATTCATACCATTCATGTCAAGATTTGACAACATACCAGTGGGACGCTTTGATGATGAACGACGATCTACTATCTGATTGATAGTCACTTTTTCATAGCGTGACTCTATCTGCATGCCTATCTCATCAATTACAAGTAAATCAACAGTACTCAGCTCTTGCAGCAACCCCCCTCTCTATCAGCGTTGTTAGTGGGGGTGACAACTATGCTGACAGAGAGGGGTAACCGGAGAGCACTGGCACCATTAGCGAAAGTGCGGAGCTGGCGCCGATTTGCATCAGGGCTGCGGCCAGTGTGCCGGATTCTTTAAATTCTTCTATGCCGAAGACAAATGACAGGGAGATGCACACCCCCCGCGACGACCATCGGCAGTATGTAGGAAACGCCGGTCATTAAGTGCTGGTGAGCGCCACGATGTTCATTGTGTTGTGCTGCACCGCGTTATCAGGCGCAGAATTGCCGATGATAATCACCAGCTCTGCGTTGTTCACGTCTGTGACAAAGGAAGGGCCGTGTTGGTGGCGATGGTCATCAATACTCCAACGAGTTGCTGTTGTCCCATGTGGAATGGCAATGCCGTTACCAAGATAGGTTGAGGACGGTATTTCACGCTCTAAAATAATCTCTATTCATTCTCTTAATATCGCATCAATGTTCAAATGAACTCACCTTTTGGAGGTGAGGAGATGATGCGATCCTGATTACCTGAATAGGGTTATTTAATTGTTTTTATTTGTGCAGATAGTCAATGCTGATTATCGACAACAATGCGCACGTATCGCCAAAAAGTTAGGGTGTAAAGTAGGGGATCCGGATTATTTTCCTAGAGGGTGATAGCGATCTTACTTATTTAAATTTTATTAATTTCAAAAAAGAATCGGATGGCGCGTTTTTGTCGAGGGGGAAAGAAAAGATAGCAGGGCCTGTATAACGCCGGAAGTGTGGCAGAGTAGCATAAACGGTGTTTTCAAGTGAGTTTTAATGGAGGGAAGAGCGGGTTTTCGTGTCTGAAGGATCTTATTGAAAGTAAAGAAAATTAAAAGTGATTGTAAAATGCCCGATAGGAAATTATTTCCAGGCGTGTAGACTGGGTACAACATGGAGTGCGATGTTATCATTTATGAAATGATAACAAAAAATGACATATTGTTATTGTTTCGGCTTTCAATTTCAGCTTACTGCGTTTATTATGCGCGCTTCGTAATTTCAACCGGCGCTACTGGTTTGAGCTTCAGCGGAGAAACGATTTTTCCTGCTGGCTGACACAGTCTTTTCCCGTGGCGGTTCTATCTGCATTATTCCAAGGGATAGATGATAGCATAAATGACTGAGAATACCTCTCTGACACCACTCGTTGAACTAAACACCCTGAGTAAGGGTTTCGACGGCAAACAAGTTATTTCACAGCTCGATCTGATTATCAATGATGGCGAGTTCCTGACCATTCTTGGGCCATCCGGTTGCGGCAAGACCACTGTACTCCGTCTGATTGCCGGGCTGGAAGATGCGGATAGCGGCAAAATTTTATTGGAAGGGCAGGATATTACTGATATTCCCGCCGAGCACCGTCACGTTAATACGGTGTTCCAAAGTTACGCGCTGTTCCCCCATATGACCGTATTTGAAAACGTCGCTTTTGGATTGCGCATGCAGAAAACACCGGCAAAGGAGATTGCCCCGCGTGTTGAAGAAGCGTTGCGCATGGTGCAGCTTGAAGAGTTTGCCCAGCGGCGTCCGGCTCAGCTTTCTGGCGGTCAGCAGCAGCGCGTGGCGATTGCCCGTGCGGTTGTGAACAAGCCGAAAGTCTTGCTGCTGGATGAATCGCTGTCGGCACTCGACTATAAGCTGCGTAAGCAGATGCAAAATGAGTTGAAAGCACTTCAGCGCAAGCTCGGCATCACTTTTATCTTCGTGACCCATGATCAGGAAGAAGCGCTGGTGATGTCAGACCGGATCGTGGTCATGCGTGATGGGTACATCGAACAGGATGGCACGCCGCGTGAGATCTACGAGGAGCCGAAAAATCTGTTCGTTGCCCGCTTTATCGGCGAAATCAATATCTTTGATGCCAAGGTGCAGCATCGCATTGATGAGCAGCGGATACGCGCTGACGTCGAAGGCCACGAATGTGATATTTTCACTTCGTTGCCCGTCACCGCCGGACAAATACTGAAAGTGTTGCTGCGCCCAGAAGATCTTCGGGTCGAAGAGATCAATCATGGCGAGCAGGTGTCGGGTCTGGTTGGTTATGTGCGTGAACGTAACTACAAGGGCATGACGCTGGATTCGGTGGTCGAAATGGAAAATGGCAAAATGGTCATGGTGAGCGAATTCTTTAACGAAGACGACCCCGATGTTGACCACTCCCTGAACCAGAAGATCGCGGTCACTTGGGTAGAAAGCTGGGAGGTTGTGCTGGTCGATGAAGAAGACGCGTAAATTATTCCAGAATATCGTCATCACGGGCATGGTGTCTTGGCTGATGCTGTTCGTCTTTATGCCGAACCTGATGATCATCGGAACCAGCTTTCTGACCCGCGATGACGCCAATCTGGTACAGATGGTATTTTCGCTGGACAACTATTCCCGCCTGTTCGATCCGCTGTATGCCGAAGTCTTGCTACACTCGCTGAATATGGCTATCGTCGCGACGTTATGCTGTCTGGTGATCGGCTACCCGTTCGCCTTTTTCTTGGCTCGGATGCCGGAGAAGCTGCGTCCGCTGATGCTGTTCTTGTTGATCGTCCCGTTTTGGACGAACTCTTTAATCCGCATTTATGGTTTGAAGATGTTCCTCAGCACTCGTGGTTATCTTAATGATTTCCTGCTGTGGCTGGGAATAGTCGATAAACCGCTGCGCATTATGTATACCTCCGAAGCCGTTGTGCTGGGGCTGGTTTATATCCTGCTGCCGTTTATGGTAATGCCACTCTATTCCAGTATTGAGAAATTGGATAAACCCTGTCTGGAAGCCGCGCGTGATCTGGGGGCGGGAAAATTGCAGACGTTTATCCGCATCATTATCCCTTTAACGATGCCGGGTATTATTGCGGGTTGCCTGCTGGTACTGTTGCCGGCAATGGGGCTGTTCTACGTGGCTGACCTGATGGGCGGGGCGAAAAACCTGCTGATCGGTAACGTGATAAAAAGCCAGTTCCTTAATATTCGCGACTGGCCGTTTGGGGCGGCAACCAGCATATGCCTGACGCTGGTGATGGGGCTGATGCTGCTGGTTTACTATCGTGCGGCTAAACTGCTGAACAAGAAGGTGGAACTGGAATGATCGGACGCCTGTTGCGTGGTGGTTTCATGACCCTCGTTTATGCTTATTTGTATATCCCGATCGTGATCCTGATCGTCAGTTCGTTTAACCAGTCACGGTTCGGTATTAGCTGGCAGGGTTTTACCACTGAATGGTATAACCTGCTGTTCAACAATGACAGCTTGCTTCAAGCGGCGGGACACTCCCTGACGATGGCGGTCACTTCCGCCACATTTGCCACTCTGATTGGTTCACTGACGGCGGTTGCCTTGTACCGTTATTCGTTCCGTGGCAAAAAGTTCGTGAGCGGTATGTTGTTCGTGGTGATGATGTCGCCGGATATTGTCATGGCGATTTCATTGCTGGTGCTGTTTATGCTGCTGGGCGTTTCACTGGGATTCTGGTCACTGCTGTTTTCGCATATCACGTTCTGTCTGCCATTTGTGGTTGTGACGGTTTATTCTCGTCTGAAAGATTTTGACGTCAAAATGCTGGAAGCGGCGCGGGATTTAGGGGCGGGTGAGTTGACCATTCTGCGTAAAATTATCCTGCCACTGGCGATGCCGGCAGTGATGGCAGGTTGGCTGCTCAGTTTTACCCTGTCGATGGATGATGTGGTTGTTTCCTCATTCGTGACGGGGCCAAGCTATGAAATCCTGCCCCTTAAGATTTATTCAATGGTAAAAGTGGGCGTTTCGCCGGAAGTTAACGCATTAGCGACTATTTTGCTGGTAATGTCACTGATATTGGTGCTGTTCAGCCAGTTTATTATGCGTGATCGTACTGGCAAAGCTTAACGTTGATTTGGGCGTGGTCACAAGCTGGCCACGTCTTCACTTTATTTGTAACATCGCTTTTTACCCTGAAAAATCAGAATTTCTTGCCAAAACGCCAATAAAACACGGGATAATTGGCTTTACCCCATGAAATGTCGCTTCTATAATAGCCGCTTTTCAAAGGATAGGTTCACTCTGGGCCTATACATGACTAACGCACCAACTGTGAGGGAAACACTGCATGAAAAAGTGGTTCTATCTGCTAGCCGCTGGGATGATGGCATTTAGCATTGGTTCGGTGAATGCCGCTGCCGCTGATGATGGCAAAACGCTGTATTTCTACAACTGGACTGAATACGTTCCGCCTGGTTTGCTCAACCAGTTCACCAACGAAACTGGGATTAAGGTGATTTACTCCACCTATGAATCCAATGAGAGCATGTATACCAAGCTGAAAACCTATAAAGACGGCGCTTATGATTTAGTTGTGCCATCCACTTACTTTGTCTCAAAAATGAGTAAAGAGGGGATGCTGCAAAAGATTGATACGAGCAAACTCAGCAATTTCAAAAATCTTGATCCGAATCTGCTGCATAAGTCTTTTGACCAGAATAACGAATATTCTATCCCCTATATTTGGGGAGCGACGGTCATTGGTGTCAACAGCGATAATATCGATCCAAAAACCATCAGCTCTTGGGCCGATTTTTGGAAGCCTCAGTATCAAAGCGGTCTGGTGCTGACTGATGATGCTCGTGAAGTCTTCCAGATGGCATTGCTGAAGCTGGGCTATTCCGGCAATACGACCAATCCGAAAGAGATTGAAGCGGCTTATCAGGAACTGCAAAAACTGATGCCAAACGTACTGGCATTCAACTCTGATAACCCAGCCAATCCATTTATGGAAGGTGAAGTTGATTTAGGTATGGTGTGGACAGGCTCTGCCTATGTAGCACGCCAGTCGGGAACACCGGTTGATATTATCTGGCCGAAGGAAGGCGGAATTTTCTGGATGGATAGTCTGGCGATCCCTGCCAATGCCAAGAATGTTGATGGGGCGATGAAGCTGATTAACTTCCTGTTACGTCCAGAGATCGCGGCACAGGTTGCACAAAAAATCGGTTATCCGACGCCGAATCTGGCAGCGAAAAAATTACTGCCGGCAGAAATCACGGGAGACCCGTCACTGTATCCTGATGAAGCCATTATCCAGAAAGGGGAATGGCAGAGCGATGTTGGCAACGCCAATATCCTGTACGAAAACTATTTCCAGAAACTGAAAGCGGGTCAATAACCTGCAACAGTCTGAATAGCAGAGGAGCGGGTGGCTCCCCTTTTTAATCTGTGCGGATTGTTGCTTAAAGACTTGGCTGCGATGCCAAATGACGAACTCTTCCAGCGGGTAATATTCTTTTTGCTGAGGGAGCAAGATTGGCTGATCGGCAAAATTCCAGAAAAGCTGCTCCACCATCTGGCCGCCATTAATACCTTTTGAAACGATTAACTTCATACTATCGTCAAGACCAATTGAACCCATATCGAATCCTCCTATCACGCCATATTCAATCAACTCGCGCTTTGGTGGTTCTTTATTGCCTTTTTGGGGTGTGCAGCGTTCGGTATTCTGCAACTCCCAGAACCCATCGCCGCGTAACCGCCAGAATGGCATGGTTGGATAATGGTTTTTGCGCTTTGGCCCAAAATTGTTGAGTAACTCCAGTAATGGCTGGTGGATTTCTTCCCCGTAGTTAAACAGTCGCCCATGCTTTTTTTGGTATTGAGAAAGTACATACAGCAGTAATAATGGCTTATGTGGCGCACGTTGATCCCCCCTTGCGCCATACCGAAAGGCTTGAGATAGCGGTTTGCAGTTTCTTGATCGTAAGCATGTGGGCTTTCTGACTAACGGGTAAAGGTATTGCGATCATGCTCGCAAAACGGGGAGAGGGCAAGGTGTTCAACATGTAGACGTCCTGCCCGCTCTGAATGGGCAGGAGGCAAATAAGGTTTTATCAATACCCATGCGTCATCATCTTGTTCCGGTATTAAGACCAGATGATAATACTATCAGTTTGCCTTAAGGTCGCAGCTTTGAAGGTGAGTACCCTTGCAGCTTAGTAGGATCTAAATGACGTAATACGCTGAGGAAAGCCATTCGTTCGACGGTGCTATGAATATCAGTGGCCACAAATATCTCATAAACCATACCATTATGGTTAATAAAATAACTATAGCCGCTTTCGGAAGATGGAGAAATATTGTAAACAAAAACATTCTCAATCCATTTTCCTCTAGGGTATTT
Coding sequences within it:
- a CDS encoding IS1 family transposase (programmed frameshift), coding for MAKVDVYCRYCHKSEQVKGHGKGNGGHPRYRCYSCCKVFQLAYTYQACKPGVKEQIVDIAMNNGGIRDTARILKVATATVMKTLKNLRPRNVTTLPLAECGIQIVCEIDEQWSFVGNKKNQRWLWYAWEPRLKRIVAHVFGDRSRKTLDKLLTLLSSFTIRFYCTDDYVVYDPLPEEEHLTGKAFIQRIERTNLTHRTRIKRLNRKTIGYSKSEEMHDKVIGTFIEREHYF
- a CDS encoding heavy metal-binding domain-containing protein, which codes for MKNTTTPTLEGHTITEYLGVVTGETILGVNIIKDFFAGVRDIIGGRSGAYEKELKNAREIAFAEMNAQAQALGANAVVGIDIDYETVGKNGGMLMVTVSGTAVKIV
- a CDS encoding IS3 family transposase, which translates into the protein MIIHVRAESFFHSLEVEFIHGESFAIRMVMCQTVFDYIEGDYNRRCYHNANSGLSRESFEK
- the potA gene encoding spermidine/putrescine ABC transporter ATP-binding protein PotA; the protein is MTENTSLTPLVELNTLSKGFDGKQVISQLDLIINDGEFLTILGPSGCGKTTVLRLIAGLEDADSGKILLEGQDITDIPAEHRHVNTVFQSYALFPHMTVFENVAFGLRMQKTPAKEIAPRVEEALRMVQLEEFAQRRPAQLSGGQQQRVAIARAVVNKPKVLLLDESLSALDYKLRKQMQNELKALQRKLGITFIFVTHDQEEALVMSDRIVVMRDGYIEQDGTPREIYEEPKNLFVARFIGEINIFDAKVQHRIDEQRIRADVEGHECDIFTSLPVTAGQILKVLLRPEDLRVEEINHGEQVSGLVGYVRERNYKGMTLDSVVEMENGKMVMVSEFFNEDDPDVDHSLNQKIAVTWVESWEVVLVDEEDA
- the potB gene encoding spermidine/putrescine ABC transporter permease PotB, with the translated sequence MKKTRKLFQNIVITGMVSWLMLFVFMPNLMIIGTSFLTRDDANLVQMVFSLDNYSRLFDPLYAEVLLHSLNMAIVATLCCLVIGYPFAFFLARMPEKLRPLMLFLLIVPFWTNSLIRIYGLKMFLSTRGYLNDFLLWLGIVDKPLRIMYTSEAVVLGLVYILLPFMVMPLYSSIEKLDKPCLEAARDLGAGKLQTFIRIIIPLTMPGIIAGCLLVLLPAMGLFYVADLMGGAKNLLIGNVIKSQFLNIRDWPFGAATSICLTLVMGLMLLVYYRAAKLLNKKVELE
- the potC gene encoding spermidine/putrescine ABC transporter permease PotC — translated: MIGRLLRGGFMTLVYAYLYIPIVILIVSSFNQSRFGISWQGFTTEWYNLLFNNDSLLQAAGHSLTMAVTSATFATLIGSLTAVALYRYSFRGKKFVSGMLFVVMMSPDIVMAISLLVLFMLLGVSLGFWSLLFSHITFCLPFVVVTVYSRLKDFDVKMLEAARDLGAGELTILRKIILPLAMPAVMAGWLLSFTLSMDDVVVSSFVTGPSYEILPLKIYSMVKVGVSPEVNALATILLVMSLILVLFSQFIMRDRTGKA
- the potD gene encoding spermidine/putrescine ABC transporter substrate-binding protein PotD produces the protein MKKWFYLLAAGMMAFSIGSVNAAAADDGKTLYFYNWTEYVPPGLLNQFTNETGIKVIYSTYESNESMYTKLKTYKDGAYDLVVPSTYFVSKMSKEGMLQKIDTSKLSNFKNLDPNLLHKSFDQNNEYSIPYIWGATVIGVNSDNIDPKTISSWADFWKPQYQSGLVLTDDAREVFQMALLKLGYSGNTTNPKEIEAAYQELQKLMPNVLAFNSDNPANPFMEGEVDLGMVWTGSAYVARQSGTPVDIIWPKEGGIFWMDSLAIPANAKNVDGAMKLINFLLRPEIAAQVAQKIGYPTPNLAAKKLLPAEITGDPSLYPDEAIIQKGEWQSDVGNANILYENYFQKLKAGQ